One stretch of Acidimicrobiales bacterium DNA includes these proteins:
- a CDS encoding multicopper oxidase domain-containing protein, translated as MPTSNTRHLMTRILIASLAFALLVASCATDDDSPASSTSAAVSGELHPTPVASDGVFVAEISLTEFAITGTLTVPAGPVVLSVTNFGSAEHNLQFDNGPVTPILGTNRSAVLDLGTLRPGTYPMTCEISGHTEAGMTATLTVLDADDPELTTAASSHGNGAHGGDVDWAEMDRIMLESIRNFPAETTGIGNQILEAVTTADGTKEFHLTSAITPWEVEPGKIVDAWTYNGQVPGPVIRVDVGDRVRVVIDNQLPLGTDVHWHGISTPNDMDGVAPLTQDLIQPGTSFTYEFTAEEPRTGMYHAHHMGHMAIPNGLFGVFTIGEPPVPRGKTIGGVSIPADLEISRIIPMVLNDAGVIGYSLNGKSFPATQPYVVTAGDWIVVDYYNEGLQIHPMHMHQFPQLVFAKDGFPLDHPYFADTINVAPGERYSVLVRPDEPGAWVWHCHILNHVERDDGMFGMVTAVIVEAA; from the coding sequence GTGCCGACATCAAACACCCGCCACCTCATGACACGAATCCTCATCGCATCTCTGGCCTTTGCCCTCTTGGTGGCCAGTTGCGCTACCGACGACGACTCTCCGGCTTCTTCGACCTCGGCAGCCGTCTCCGGAGAACTCCACCCCACCCCGGTGGCCAGCGACGGGGTCTTTGTAGCTGAGATTTCTCTAACCGAGTTTGCCATTACCGGCACCCTGACCGTGCCGGCGGGTCCGGTCGTCCTATCCGTGACCAACTTCGGTTCAGCCGAACACAACCTCCAATTCGACAACGGGCCAGTTACCCCCATATTGGGCACCAACCGTTCAGCTGTTTTGGACTTGGGGACGCTACGTCCAGGTACGTATCCCATGACGTGCGAGATCTCCGGACACACGGAGGCCGGAATGACTGCCACCCTGACCGTGCTTGACGCCGATGACCCGGAGCTGACCACGGCGGCCTCCTCCCATGGAAATGGTGCCCACGGAGGAGACGTCGACTGGGCCGAGATGGACCGAATCATGTTGGAGTCGATCCGAAACTTCCCGGCCGAGACCACCGGCATCGGCAACCAGATCTTGGAGGCAGTCACCACCGCCGACGGAACCAAGGAATTCCATCTGACTTCTGCCATCACACCGTGGGAAGTCGAGCCCGGGAAGATCGTCGATGCCTGGACCTACAACGGCCAAGTCCCCGGCCCGGTCATCCGGGTCGACGTCGGCGACCGAGTTCGGGTGGTGATCGACAACCAGCTTCCATTGGGAACTGACGTCCACTGGCACGGGATCTCCACACCCAACGACATGGACGGCGTGGCTCCCCTGACCCAAGACCTGATCCAGCCGGGTACCTCATTTACATATGAGTTCACTGCCGAGGAACCCCGAACCGGCATGTACCACGCCCACCACATGGGCCACATGGCGATTCCCAACGGGTTGTTCGGTGTTTTCACCATTGGCGAACCGCCAGTTCCCCGCGGGAAGACGATCGGGGGGGTATCCATTCCAGCCGACCTCGAGATCTCGAGGATCATCCCGATGGTTCTTAACGACGCTGGGGTCATCGGCTACTCACTAAACGGCAAGTCCTTCCCGGCGACTCAGCCCTACGTCGTCACCGCAGGAGACTGGATTGTCGTCGACTACTACAACGAGGGGTTGCAGATCCATCCGATGCACATGCACCAGTTCCCCCAGTTGGTATTCGCCAAGGACGGATTCCCCCTCGATCACCCATACTTTGCCGACACCATCAATGTGGCGCCTGGCGAGCGCTACTCGGTACTAGTCCGTCCCGACGAACCCGGCGCCTGGGTGTGGCACTGTCACATCCTCAACCACGTGGAACGCGATGACGGGATGTTTGGCATGGTCACCGCGGTCATCGTTGAAGCTGCCTGA
- a CDS encoding response regulator transcription factor: protein MSLRIFLVDDHDVVRRGLTALIDAEDDLEVVGTSSSAAGTLDAIAATRPDVSVLDVRLGDGNGVEVCRDIRSAHPKVACLILTSFEDDQALVEASLAGAAGYVLKRVQGDELLTAIRLVGKGRRLLAPGTTRLALRRLRESGEAAVEELSPQERRIFDLIGDGLSNREIADRMYLAEKTVKNYVTNLLRKLGMSRRTEAAAFAARLDERRRSTS, encoded by the coding sequence GTGAGCCTCCGCATCTTCCTCGTTGACGACCACGACGTCGTCCGCCGGGGCCTGACTGCGTTGATCGACGCCGAGGATGACCTCGAGGTGGTCGGTACGTCCAGTTCGGCCGCCGGCACGCTCGACGCCATCGCTGCGACGAGACCGGACGTATCCGTTCTCGACGTACGCCTTGGAGACGGCAACGGCGTCGAGGTATGCCGCGACATCCGCTCCGCACACCCCAAGGTTGCCTGCCTGATCCTCACGTCGTTTGAGGACGACCAAGCCCTCGTCGAGGCCAGCCTTGCCGGAGCTGCCGGTTACGTCCTCAAACGAGTCCAGGGAGATGAGCTTCTCACCGCGATCCGACTGGTCGGAAAGGGAAGGCGTCTTCTTGCCCCCGGCACCACCCGACTGGCCTTGCGGCGGCTCCGCGAGAGCGGCGAGGCAGCCGTCGAGGAACTCTCACCGCAAGAACGGCGCATCTTCGACTTGATTGGCGACGGACTATCCAACCGCGAGATCGCGGATCGCATGTACCTCGCAGAAAAGACAGTCAAGAACTACGTCACCAACTTGCTACGGAAGTTGGGGATGTCGCGCCGGACCGAAGCCGCGGCATTCGCTGCCCGGTTGGACGAGCGCCGACGGTCAACAAGTTGA
- a CDS encoding PAS domain S-box protein, whose translation MERRTWDPTFGVSVEEVWDSSPDALVVVERGGRILAANQAAYLLFGHPAKTLVGRSVEDLIPEDLRKVHAHHRTSFENDPLARPMGTGLRLQGRRADDTAFPIHVSLAPLDGGERTLAAVRDMSAWVEAEERLQHAERSRDLAEDHERIARELHDTVIQELFAAGIGLQALQATYSQPERLAEVVAALDGTIRTIRTVIFDLSSPVHARSGLRSQVEALVADVVRTLGIEPRCHFRGPLDTGVPDELVEEALAVVRESLTNVARHAEATTVELRIDVSDRLTIEVVDDGTGIADEPPRRSGLANLEDRASRHAGTFSACRNPIGGTTIEWSVPMRSDGS comes from the coding sequence TCTCCGGACGCTCTCGTCGTCGTCGAACGCGGTGGACGGATCCTGGCCGCCAACCAGGCGGCCTATCTGTTGTTTGGGCACCCCGCCAAGACCCTTGTCGGGCGCTCGGTCGAGGACCTAATCCCCGAGGACCTCCGTAAGGTTCACGCCCACCACCGAACCTCGTTCGAGAATGATCCACTAGCTCGCCCGATGGGCACCGGCCTCCGCCTTCAAGGCCGACGGGCCGACGACACAGCCTTTCCAATACACGTGAGTCTGGCGCCATTGGATGGTGGTGAGCGCACGTTGGCCGCCGTGCGGGATATGTCGGCTTGGGTGGAGGCTGAGGAGCGTCTCCAGCACGCCGAACGGTCCCGTGATTTGGCCGAGGACCACGAACGCATCGCCCGCGAGCTCCATGACACGGTCATCCAAGAGCTCTTTGCTGCCGGAATCGGGCTCCAGGCTTTGCAAGCCACCTACTCGCAGCCCGAGCGGCTCGCCGAGGTGGTGGCTGCCCTTGACGGGACGATCCGCACTATCCGAACGGTCATCTTCGACCTGTCGTCGCCGGTCCATGCAAGATCAGGTCTTCGCTCACAAGTTGAGGCCCTAGTCGCCGATGTAGTGCGCACCCTGGGAATCGAGCCACGGTGCCACTTTCGCGGACCGCTCGACACCGGGGTCCCTGACGAACTGGTCGAAGAGGCCTTGGCCGTGGTGCGGGAGAGCTTGACCAACGTGGCCCGTCATGCCGAGGCGACAACGGTCGAACTGCGAATCGATGTCTCCGACCGGCTCACCATCGAAGTGGTTGACGATGGGACGGGGATCGCCGACGAGCCACCCCGACGCAGTGGCCTCGCGAACCTTGAGGATCGAGCGTCTCGCCACGCGGGGACCTTTAGCGCCTGCCGGAACCCGATTGGGGGAACAACTATCGAGTGGTCGGTGCCAATGCGGTCCGACGGATCTTGA
- a CDS encoding arsenate reductase (azurin) small subunit, whose protein sequence is MIAGGAIGATLGGGVVAPVALTWERDRFGNFTAVTARFAEVVVADLSQLVVGEPVTFEYPAEGQRNVLVRIGRPVEHGVGPDLDLVGFSSICPHTGCPFDEYRVDMATLDFCPCQFITFDVAADGIPSFNQATQHLSRILLRLEGDDVVAYGVRRPIYGDTDPLHGVGMKVLEST, encoded by the coding sequence GTGATTGCTGGAGGCGCCATTGGTGCCACCCTTGGAGGTGGTGTCGTCGCCCCGGTAGCCCTCACCTGGGAACGGGATCGGTTCGGCAACTTCACCGCTGTGACCGCCCGGTTCGCCGAAGTGGTCGTAGCAGACCTTTCTCAACTGGTTGTTGGAGAGCCAGTTACCTTCGAATATCCGGCGGAGGGGCAGCGCAACGTACTGGTGCGAATCGGTCGGCCGGTCGAACACGGAGTCGGCCCTGACCTCGACCTCGTTGGCTTCTCCTCGATCTGTCCTCACACTGGCTGCCCATTTGACGAGTACCGGGTTGACATGGCCACCCTGGACTTCTGCCCATGCCAGTTCATTACCTTCGATGTCGCAGCTGATGGGATTCCGTCGTTCAACCAAGCCACCCAGCACCTATCGCGTATCCTCCTGCGGCTCGAGGGCGACGATGTTGTGGCATACGGGGTACGACGACCCATCTATGGAGACACCGACCCACTGCACGGCGTCGGTATGAAGGTCCTGGAGTCGACATGA